One Nicotiana tabacum cultivar K326 chromosome 23, ASM71507v2, whole genome shotgun sequence genomic window, GTTAAACTAAAAGTTCCTTCAATTAGTGAAAACCATTCGGCTAACACATTTGCTCAAAAATCTAGAGAATCCTAATCCCCCGAGCTTCCAAAGGACGTAGCTTTTCTAAAGCGGAATTAAAGGCATGCTTTGACATACAACAAACCTCAGATTTTGTTCACTCATTCAAAACCAGATGACTTAATGCACCAGATAAACACATTGCAAACACTATCCCAAACTAAGAGGCCTTAAACTAATTCCAGAAAACAACACTGAAGTTCTAAGAGAATGTTCTTCATCTACCACAGAAACTAATCCATCCTTTCCTCAGCCAAAAGGCACTAAACTTATTTTAAAGAGAAACCATCCACCATATTATAGCCACAGAAAACTAAAAGTTACTTTTGATAGGATGGAAAGGGAAAAGAGGAGATAATAACGGACTGAGCAACGAAGCGAGAGGATTCAGTCTTTTCAATTACAAAGTGGAAGATGCATTCGACAATGGGCAGGATTACTGCTTTTTTTTATTGCTAATATATTCTACTCTTCTTTTGACAATATATGAACGGGAGCATTTCACACAGCAGTAAGATTGTCGTTGTGTAAGCAGGAGGTCATGGGTTCAAGCCGCATAAACAGCACCGAAttgcctttttttttatttaacaaaTATACTGAGCTGGGGCAGGAAGACAAATTATCTTCTTGGATCAATAATAATGGGAAGTGCAGAAACTACATGTCACAGTTATGAACTAACAAAATTTATCCACCTAATATAAGAACACAAATCAGAAGAAATTGCAGCAATCAATTACCATTCTACCAAATATTAAATTTACAAAATTACATGTCcaaacaaaatttcaaattttgaatCAAATTAACATAACATTAAACATACCATATCCAAGAAATTACAACGAAACTATTGACTTCCACCTTCTTCCTCCAATTTCTTAACATAAGCTTTAAGCACCATAACCAAATTCCTAGCTGGAGCTTGAATAGTTCCAACAACAGCCGAAGCCGGTCCTTTCAAAGACCCAAGAAGTTGTGCATAAATCTCAGCCCGAGTAGGTAAAGTCTCAAGTGCCTTAAATTCCTCAGGCCCATAAAACTTCCCTTCAAAAACAGCACCAGTAAAATCATTTTCCTCTAATTTCTTTTCCTTCTGGAATGTTCTATAAGGTTTTAAAGCAGCTGGAATTTCCTCACTATGTACAAATAGCCACGCATTCATTCCTTTCATACATGGCTTTAACGCTTCCCATTTTGTCCCTTCAATTGCCTTAAGTACTAAGGTGTTTTTGGCGACGAGAAGTTTTGTAGTATCGGGCAGTTGGGATCTCAGTTCTTGAAATTGTTTGACTGTTAAGCCCTTGTAACCGATTCCAGCTAAAAGGTAGCAATCTTCGAGCTGTTGTTTTACAGTTTCTACTGTTTCTTCTTTCTTGGTTCTGCTAATAGCTGAACGGATGGttaaatttttggacttgggttTGAAATGGGGGTGGGTGGGGAGAGTGAGGGAGTTATTGAAGTGGGATTTGAGAGAGAAAGGGTAGGAGTGGGAGGTAGAAGACGGTAAGGTGAAGAAAGTAGCCTCCATTGATGAAAGCTTGAGAATTTCGATTGGGAGAGAGATAAGGGATGTTGCTAATGTCTTTTGGTTGCCTTATCTTTTGTGCTAAAGGTGAATTTGGGGATATTTTCGGAAGATTCACttgaattttctctctctctctctatatatatgttgcttaatatttttcggaaaatgtttTCTAAAATATGACCTTATttgctcaaaaatatttttaaatgtttAACTTTTGAAAATTAGTTTTCAAAAAAATACATTAGTTGAAGATTGATAAAAGTATTAGCTAATTGGACAATATTTCATAAAGTTATTGAAATAGATTGATAATAATATTTAAGAGTAGGTTAAATGAGTGATATGAAATTAAGAGTTGAAAACTTGAAATGATTGTGAAGAAATATAACTTCCGTCCAAAAAGCACGAGtataatctttcaaaaatatttttcagaagagAAAAAAATGTAAATTATCTTGCACAATTATACTTTTcgaaattatttaattttgtttatatttttagcATATTTATATGCTTGTAATTatcaaattattttatttttgttattatcaCTAAAATAACTCCAACATGAAATGGATTAACTCAACAAGTCCATAGTTTGGGGGGAAAAATttaactttattttttaattttttattatagttCAAAATTATCTTAAGATTGAAGCTATATAGATCAAGGACAAAAATGAAACTTTTCCTAGAGAATATTAGACAAAATATAACTTAGTACAAAGTTGCTCAATTATTATATATAGTCTCGTAGATAAGCAAATTcgatcctttttttcttttaaggaATATATATAATGTAACGTACTAACGATTAACTAACCTCCTCTCCCGAACAAAACCCAAAGGAGAAGAAAATAGAAATGGCAGCTTTGAGCATTGGATATCAATTTCATTTCCATTTCAATCCTCCTAATCTTACTCCTTTACCGACCAAATTCAATTCTCTCGCTTTTACTGCTAAACACCCATTAAGACGGCATCACATTTGGTGCCCCAAAATCTATGCTCCACCAGCTGTTTCAGTAATGGCTTTTGGGTAGTTTTCTTTTTCCATTATTTTGCTAAGTTTTTCTGGAGTTCATGTTAGAGACACCCTATTTTATTTACTTAAGTATGTCCTCAACACGCCCACACACAAATTGGCCTGGTTGAGTGGTGGTGAGACTCGAATATAGGATCTCTGTATGCTCTGATATCATATTAAAGCGTGTAACCAtttcatctaaaagcttaagttgttaaaaaaaatacattttttatTTACTAGTTATATTCTTAAACAATTATTCTTAAACTCCTTTGTCTTCTAACTTAGATTTTTAGTTGTGGCTTTTAATTAAGAGGTGCTTCAATTGCTTATGTTATTACTTGTTGTTGCCTTTGTTTCGGTTTTCTGTTTGCATTATTTAGTGTTAGCTTTTGTATTTTCGCTTCGGTTGTCAGATTTGATTTGCTTGTTATTGCCCCTTTCATTTatctttcttgagccgagggtctaccgcCTTCtcaaaggtaggggtaaggtctgcgtacactatACCCTCCCCATACTCCACTTGTGGtaatatactgggtatgttgttgttgttgtgcttcaATTGGGTTCACTGTTTTTTGGTTAGTTTCACCAGTTGATTTCTTATTTGACTCAGAAGTTCCAGAGAGGTGCTTCCTCCTGCTCTTGATTCCTCTTCAGAGCCACCAGCTATCTTTGATGGAACTCCCAAGTTAGTTGCCTTTACTTTACTGCTGTTTTTTCTTTTGGCTCAGATGCGATTTTTGCCTTTTGGTTCTTATACTTTGTAGGATATAATATTGTTAATTTCTCGAATTGCCACCGAACTTTATCCACTATAACACCACCACCGAACTTTAAAGTAATGAACTTTACCCACTATAACAGTTCAATGAACTTTATCCACTGACGATAAAACCTTCCCATCAAGGCGACTTTACTGTTATATAGGTATACAATTTAGTTATAGTGTGTAAAGTTGTGACAAAAAGAAGCTTCATGACTTTAGTGTTACAATTGGTAAAATTCGGTGACCATATGTGAAATTAACCCGATATAGTATTTATCTCTAACTGTGATGGTGAATTTTATCAATTCTGCTTCATTTTCATGGTTGAAGGCTTTATATCTCTTACTCATGCCCATATGCCCAACGTACGTGGATTGCTAGAAATTATAAGGTCCGTAAGCAATCATTGATCTAGGATTTGCTTAAACATTATATTTAGTGTGTACTTGAATTCCTTCCATTTACCTATAAACTTAGTGATATACATTCGTGTATGTGAATCAGGGGTTGCAGGAAAAGATAAAGCTGGTTCCTATTGATCTAAAGAACAGGCCAGATTGGTACAAGGAGAAGGTTTATCCAGCAAACAAGGTGAAAGTGACATTACTGTTTCAAATAAATGGCGACTATTATTCAAATGGTTTATAGTATCTCCTTTCTTTGAAGTTTCCTCAGTCCATAATAACCATAGTATAAGCTGGTCCGCTTGTTGTTTTAGCACAGTAAATCTACAAAAGAAAGACGTAATTTATCGATTCCTAAACAATGTGTTGAAACCAGATTGtgtctctctctctatatatatatatatatatatgtgtgtgtgtgtgtgtatctgtATTTGAGGTTCATCTGCAAGATTCTTTGATATGTGGTCTAAGTGCCATCATCGATTAGCTTACATATCGTGAACGCTGAAATTTtgcgaaaaagaaagaaaagcttaTATCTGAATGGATGATAGATCAAAGGTAAATGAGCAGATTTAGGTCTTGCTAACTCACAGGTTTAGGTGACGAAATATACACACCTGTTAATTGCATTACACTTCACTGTCACTTTGTTGTGCTGATCCATGTGCTCGCCCTTTCCATCTCAAGACAGCTCCAAGAACTTATTTCTTTTCTTGCACAGGTACCATCACTGGAACACAACAATGAAGTTAAGGGTGAGAGTATGGATCTAATTAGATGTATTGACAGTAACTTTGAAGGACCTTCACTTTTCCCAGACGTAAGTTCTTGATAGGATTTTCCTTGAGATTTTCCTACTTTTGCCGTTTCACAACTTGTGTGCTAACTTCTGTAGGATCCTTCCAAGAGAAAATTCGCGGAAGAAATGTTCTCCCACTTTGACTCCTTTTACAAAGCTGTAATTTCGTCTTTCAAGGAAGACACAGTAAATGATGCAAGTAAGTTTTAACTCCTTTATAATTACATACTTGCTTTGGCATAGAAGCTTTGAGTCTGAGATGTGCTGTTGGTGTAGTTGCAGCATTTGATTCCATTGAGACTTCTCTTTCCAAGTTTGTTGATGGACCTTTCTTCCTTGGTACGTTCAGTCTGGTGAGTATCCATCCCTTATTTTTGGTTGTTCCAAATTCAATTGCGGAAAACTATCCGTAGATGGATTAGTAGGTGAAAAGGTGAAATTGACGGTTACAGTTTGTTTGGAaagttgttacctattgtattgttactttaaatacaatgcttattttgattgttactcaaattttattgtatcgtatcgttataTAACGAcaaaaagtgtcactttatgtaacgaccgatttggtgtggtcgcgtcatTACCTtgtatttttctctcattttgtcCTTCCTTATTACTATATAATCCTATTTTATCTTTTATCCCATCTTTTTCTATAATAATTATATCCCGTACCCTACTTTTTCTTTATAATGTtataagtttattcttcatattgatGTGCGTGATATGATGAAACGACGGCAaatgatacaatctatccaaacattgtattcatcaaacaatacaaaacaatataatacaatacaatacattatggAACGATATGtaataaccatccaaacaagctgttaatgTTCACCATGGGATTATTTTTTGTAAATGCCTGAATATTTACTACCTTATATGTTTGATGGACAGGTAGATATAGCTTATGCTCCATTCATTGAAAGATTCCAGCCCTTCTTGCTCGATGTAAAGAACTTTGATATTACAACAGGCAGGACAAAACTTGCAGCATGGATCGAGGTATCACGGGGATTAACGTTTCTTGATTTTTCCAATGGCATGGTTTGACTGCCAGAATATAATTTTATCTAGAGTTATATACcaaaatataagcattttgagtacTAGAACATGGTGTTTCTCTAAGCTTTTACTGGAGTTTGCTTCTTTCAAGTTTATATTGACGTTCTGCCCCCAAagctttggtctagtggtaagagGGCAACTTTTGATGTGTGGGTTAAGCGCACGTTACAGGTTTGAAACCTGCCACATACAAAAGCGTGGTATCTGTGGAGAATGGTAGAGGGGCAGGCCCATCATCCACCAAGTTTTGAACCGTGCACCACTGTCTTTCGGGGATTTCTTGGTTATAAGAAAAGGTTTATATTGACGTTCTACCGGAGTTCTATAGTGCTATCCTTATGCTTAGCATATAATAGGAGAATCTACAGGTCAACCTATAATTTGAAGTCAAAGAGCGTACGTACAATTACATGCCCACATAGCGTCTTTAGTTAACTTAGATCTGATAGTACCCGTTCTATAATAGAAGCATATAACAGCTATTACCGCCCTAATAGCAAAATTTTCTGCGCGTGTGTATAAATATTTGTATAGACATTATGACTCAGCGCAACATTACTTGATCTAGTGTGGTGCATTTACTGCAGGAGATGAACCAAATTGAGGCTTATACAGTAACTAAACGCGACGCAAAGGAGCTTCTGGAAAGCTATAAAAAACGTTTCTTGGTAAATCGCTTATCTACTGCCTTTACTTCGATATTCTTTATCCAAAAGTTGTTTTATACCCATATTCACCACCATTGTTTTCTTTTTGCAGTCTCAGGTTTGAGCTCTGCCATTACACAGCATCCACAATTATGCAAAGCTTACTGCTAAACAGTTTGTATGTGAATTAAATTGATGTATCACTGAAAAAATCAGTTTAACCAAAATTTCATAGCCTTCCTTCTACTTTGGCAGTCTAAGGAGAATgtcaaaagatttttgaaatgCAAGAAGTTTCTTTTGGCATTCATCAGGCACATGAAGTTTGATTTTGCCCCCAAAACTTAATGCCCCTTGACTCAGAGCAAGCAAGCATGCTTAACAAAAAAAAGAACTAAGCATGCTTTAAAAGAACGAAAAGGGTCATATTTACCCTTCTGCTttcaaatattgttcatatttacCATCCTCACCATTATACTTTCGCAAAAATATGCCCTCCATCCTTTAAGAGACCGGCACCCACTAATTAATTGGAC contains:
- the LOC107763456 gene encoding glutathione S-transferase L1-like isoform X2; the protein is MAALSIGYQFHFHFNPPNLTPLPTKFNSLAFTAKHPLRRHHIWCPKIYAPPAVSVMAFGSREVLPPALDSSSEPPAIFDGTPKLYISYSCPYAQRTWIARNYKGLQEKIKLVPIDLKNRPDWYKEKVYPANKVPSLEHNNEVKGESMDLIRCIDSNFEGPSLFPDDPSKRKFAEEMFSHFDSFYKAVISSFKEDTVNDAIAAFDSIETSLSKFVDGPFFLGTFSLVDIAYAPFIERFQPFLLDVKNFDITTGRTKLAAWIEEMNQIEAYTVTKRDAKELLESYKKRFLSQV
- the LOC107763454 gene encoding large ribosomal subunit protein uL10c — translated: MEATFFTLPSSTSHSYPFSLKSHFNNSLTLPTHPHFKPKSKNLTIRSAISRTKKEETVETVKQQLEDCYLLAGIGYKGLTVKQFQELRSQLPDTTKLLVAKNTLVLKAIEGTKWEALKPCMKGMNAWLFVHSEEIPAALKPYRTFQKEKKLEENDFTGAVFEGKFYGPEEFKALETLPTRAEIYAQLLGSLKGPASAVVGTIQAPARNLVMVLKAYVKKLEEEGGSQ
- the LOC107763456 gene encoding glutathione S-transferase L1-like isoform X1 translates to MAALSIGYQFHFHFNPPNLTPLPTKFNSLAFTAKHPLRRHHIWCPKIYAPPAVSVMAFGSSREVLPPALDSSSEPPAIFDGTPKLYISYSCPYAQRTWIARNYKGLQEKIKLVPIDLKNRPDWYKEKVYPANKVPSLEHNNEVKGESMDLIRCIDSNFEGPSLFPDDPSKRKFAEEMFSHFDSFYKAVISSFKEDTVNDAIAAFDSIETSLSKFVDGPFFLGTFSLVDIAYAPFIERFQPFLLDVKNFDITTGRTKLAAWIEEMNQIEAYTVTKRDAKELLESYKKRFLSQV